One stretch of Saccharopolyspora erythraea DNA includes these proteins:
- a CDS encoding BTAD domain-containing putative transcriptional regulator, with protein MRFGVLGPLAAWAADGRPVRVPEAKVRALLASLLVEPGRAVSVDRLADRLWGERLPGNPANTIQTKISQLRRVLDAAEPGARDLVRHQPPGYLLHVADESLDARRFESLTERARAAADPRERVALLTDALALWRGPVLADFADAPFAAPLARRLEEQRLVAEEDRAQARLALGEHDDLAGELAELVAAHPLRERLRAVQMRALYRAGRQSEALDAYLDLRERLDRELGLEPGPEITALHGSILRQDAALEVRPARRTNLPAPLTELVGRADAVAAVRSLVAGSRLVTLTGPGGVGKTGLAVEVARSLETADGVWLVEFAGLDRQVSAGPDSLDKWVVAVVTAALDIREEVAGASADRLTDVLRGKEVVLLLDNCEQVVEPVAALVARLLRAAPGLRVLATGQVPLGLTGEVVWSVPPLEVPGADVVAAAEVGRFSAVRLFVARAAAARPGFALDAGNAAAVAAICRRLDGIPLALELAATRVRALGVGELLGRLDDRFGLLTTGPRDAPARQRTLRAVIDWSWEPLGEPERVVLRRLAVHADGCTLAAAEAVCSGDGVRPEDVLDVLARLVDRSLVVSQPGRSGQRYRLLESVAAYCLDRLQQAGELAAVRLRHAHHHLTAAERAEPLSRGPHQRERLDELDAEAANLRSALETFAEHGEADAALRLARALTWFWFLRGRFREACRALRGALSVPGASPSRRTEVAVWTAGLAVLGGDPVDEETFEQAAGIADPRARSRALWFAGYVQSTIGDMAAGRRFTDAALRDFEALGDKWGIAAALADRTSQALGAGELASADRAARRSAELFDELGDRWGQLQASFARGVLAETFGDHERARRLHREGLDKARELELWPEVSYQLTWLGRNALLTGDHALAREHHERAAEIAREHGFRTGEVYAVTGLALGARREGDLDLAERHLDEVMRWYRDSAFEPSSTLVHAEFGFVAEMRGDAGRAAEHHHRGFELVLRLGDSRAVALAMEGLAGADALAGRHARAARLLGAAAHARESVGTPLIPAESADVDRITAAARAELGDEVFAAEFERGARASPEEFRRR; from the coding sequence GTGCGTTTCGGAGTGCTCGGTCCGTTGGCCGCGTGGGCCGCCGACGGGCGCCCGGTCCGGGTGCCCGAGGCGAAGGTCCGCGCGCTGCTGGCGAGCCTGCTGGTCGAACCCGGCCGGGCGGTCTCGGTGGACCGGCTCGCCGACCGCCTGTGGGGCGAGCGGCTGCCGGGCAACCCCGCCAACACCATCCAGACCAAGATCTCGCAGCTGCGCCGCGTGCTGGACGCCGCCGAGCCCGGCGCTCGCGACCTGGTCCGGCACCAGCCGCCCGGTTACCTGCTGCACGTCGCCGACGAGTCGCTGGACGCCCGGCGGTTCGAGTCGCTCACCGAACGCGCCCGCGCGGCGGCGGACCCCCGCGAGCGGGTCGCGCTGCTCACCGACGCCCTCGCGCTGTGGCGGGGTCCGGTGCTCGCCGACTTCGCCGACGCGCCGTTCGCGGCGCCGCTCGCGCGGCGGCTCGAGGAGCAGCGCCTCGTCGCCGAGGAGGACCGGGCGCAGGCCCGGCTCGCGCTCGGCGAGCACGACGACCTGGCCGGTGAGCTCGCCGAGCTGGTCGCCGCGCACCCGCTGCGCGAGCGGCTGCGCGCCGTCCAGATGCGGGCGCTGTACCGGGCGGGCAGGCAGAGCGAGGCACTGGACGCCTACCTCGACCTGCGGGAGCGGCTCGACCGCGAGCTCGGCCTGGAGCCCGGCCCCGAGATCACCGCCCTGCACGGGTCGATCCTGCGGCAGGACGCCGCGCTGGAGGTCCGTCCCGCGCGGCGCACCAACCTGCCCGCGCCGCTGACCGAGCTGGTGGGCCGGGCCGACGCGGTGGCCGCGGTCCGCTCGCTGGTCGCCGGGTCGCGGCTGGTCACGCTCACCGGGCCGGGCGGTGTCGGCAAGACCGGGCTCGCGGTGGAGGTGGCCAGGTCGCTGGAGACCGCCGACGGCGTGTGGCTGGTCGAGTTCGCCGGTCTGGATCGGCAGGTGAGCGCGGGCCCGGACTCCCTCGACAAGTGGGTCGTGGCCGTCGTGACCGCCGCCCTGGACATCCGCGAGGAGGTCGCGGGCGCCTCCGCCGACCGGCTCACCGATGTCCTGCGCGGCAAGGAGGTCGTGCTGCTGCTGGACAACTGCGAGCAGGTCGTGGAGCCGGTGGCCGCGCTGGTCGCCCGCCTGCTGCGGGCCGCGCCGGGGCTGCGGGTGCTGGCCACGGGCCAGGTGCCGCTCGGCCTCACCGGCGAGGTCGTGTGGAGCGTCCCGCCGCTCGAGGTCCCCGGCGCCGACGTCGTGGCCGCGGCCGAGGTCGGGCGGTTCAGCGCGGTGCGGTTGTTCGTCGCCCGCGCCGCCGCCGCGCGACCCGGCTTCGCGCTGGACGCGGGCAACGCCGCCGCCGTCGCGGCGATCTGCCGCAGGCTGGACGGCATCCCCCTTGCTCTGGAGCTGGCCGCGACCAGGGTGCGCGCGCTGGGCGTCGGCGAGCTGCTGGGCAGGCTCGACGACCGGTTCGGCCTGCTGACCACCGGTCCGCGCGACGCGCCCGCGCGGCAGCGCACCCTGCGGGCGGTGATCGACTGGAGCTGGGAGCCGCTCGGCGAGCCGGAACGGGTCGTGCTGCGCAGGCTCGCCGTCCACGCCGACGGGTGCACGCTGGCGGCGGCGGAGGCGGTGTGCTCCGGCGACGGCGTGCGCCCCGAGGACGTCCTCGACGTGCTGGCCCGACTGGTCGACCGGTCGCTGGTGGTCAGCCAGCCCGGCCGGTCCGGCCAGCGCTACCGGCTGCTGGAGTCGGTCGCCGCCTACTGCCTCGACCGCCTCCAGCAGGCCGGGGAGCTGGCGGCGGTCCGGCTGCGCCACGCCCACCACCACCTCACCGCCGCCGAAAGAGCGGAACCGCTGTCGCGCGGCCCGCACCAGCGCGAGCGGCTGGACGAGCTGGACGCCGAGGCCGCGAACCTGCGGTCGGCGCTGGAGACCTTCGCCGAGCACGGCGAAGCCGACGCCGCGCTGCGGCTGGCCCGCGCGCTGACGTGGTTCTGGTTCCTGCGCGGCCGGTTCCGCGAAGCGTGCAGGGCGCTGCGCGGTGCCCTGTCGGTGCCCGGGGCGAGTCCGTCGCGGCGCACCGAGGTCGCGGTCTGGACGGCGGGTCTTGCGGTGCTGGGAGGAGATCCGGTCGACGAGGAGACGTTCGAGCAGGCCGCGGGCATCGCCGACCCGAGGGCGCGTTCGCGTGCGCTGTGGTTCGCCGGCTACGTGCAGTCCACCATCGGCGACATGGCGGCCGGGCGGCGCTTCACCGACGCGGCGTTGCGCGATTTCGAGGCCCTCGGCGACAAGTGGGGCATCGCCGCCGCGCTGGCCGACCGGACGAGCCAGGCGCTCGGCGCGGGCGAGCTCGCCTCCGCCGACCGCGCCGCGCGACGCAGCGCCGAGCTGTTCGACGAGCTCGGCGACCGGTGGGGGCAACTGCAGGCGTCGTTCGCACGGGGAGTGCTCGCCGAGACTTTCGGCGACCACGAGCGGGCGCGCCGGCTGCACCGCGAGGGCCTCGACAAGGCGCGGGAGCTCGAGCTCTGGCCGGAGGTCTCCTACCAGCTGACGTGGCTGGGCCGCAACGCGCTGCTCACCGGCGACCACGCCCTCGCCCGCGAACACCACGAGCGCGCCGCCGAGATCGCCCGCGAGCACGGCTTCCGGACCGGCGAGGTCTACGCGGTGACCGGGCTTGCGCTCGGCGCCCGCCGGGAGGGCGACCTCGACCTCGCCGAACGCCACCTGGACGAGGTGATGCGCTGGTACCGCGACTCGGCGTTCGAGCCCAGCAGCACGCTCGTGCACGCCGAGTTCGGCTTCGTCGCAGAGATGCGCGGCGACGCCGGGCGCGCTGCCGAGCACCACCACCGGGGCTTCGAGCTGGTCCTCCGCCTCGGCGACTCCAGGGCCGTCGCGCTGGCCATGGAGGGGCTGGCGGGCGCCGACGCGCTGGCCGGGCGGCACGCCCGGGCCGCCCGGCTGCTGGGCGCGGCGGCCCACGCGCGCGAGTCGGTGGGCACGCCGCTGATCCCGGCCGAGTCCGCCGACGTCGACCGCATCACCGCCGCCGCGCGCGCCGAGCTCGGCGACGAGGTCTTCGCCGCCGAGTTCGAGCGCGGTGCGCGGGCCTCACCCGAGGAGTTCCGCCGCCGCTGA
- a CDS encoding NAD(P)-dependent oxidoreductase: MNEHKEAVTVIGLGPMGRSIVRVLLAAGHPVTVWNRTPGRADAMVAEGAVRAQTPAEAVAASGLVLLSLTDYQAMYDILGDGEGLSGKVLVNLSSDTPERSREAATWAAERGAEFLTGGIMVPENLVGTESAYTFYSGPREVLDAHEPVLRLIGRPDYVGTDPGLAQLYYLAQLDIFLGSLSLYMHATALLGSAGVSAKEFLPRAVENFDTVSYFLADAAKAVDEGAHPGDAASTFMMGATADHIVGASEVAGIDLALPKAIQSHYARAVAAGHGKDSWTSLINVIRDPSL, from the coding sequence ATGAACGAGCACAAGGAAGCTGTCACCGTGATCGGCCTGGGCCCGATGGGCCGCAGCATCGTGCGGGTCCTGCTGGCCGCCGGGCACCCGGTGACCGTCTGGAACCGCACGCCCGGCCGAGCCGACGCCATGGTGGCCGAGGGCGCGGTGCGCGCGCAGACCCCGGCCGAGGCGGTGGCGGCCTCCGGGCTGGTGCTGCTGAGCCTGACCGACTACCAGGCCATGTACGACATCCTCGGCGACGGCGAGGGGCTTTCCGGCAAGGTGCTGGTGAACCTCAGCTCCGACACCCCGGAGCGCAGCCGCGAGGCCGCGACGTGGGCTGCCGAGCGCGGCGCGGAGTTCCTCACCGGCGGCATCATGGTGCCGGAGAACCTGGTCGGCACCGAATCCGCCTACACCTTCTACAGCGGCCCGCGCGAGGTGCTCGATGCCCACGAGCCGGTGCTGCGCCTGATCGGCAGGCCCGACTACGTCGGCACCGACCCCGGCCTGGCCCAGCTCTACTACCTGGCGCAGCTGGACATCTTCCTCGGGTCGCTGTCGCTCTACATGCACGCGACCGCGCTGCTGGGCTCGGCGGGGGTGTCGGCGAAGGAGTTCCTGCCGAGGGCGGTGGAGAACTTCGACACGGTGTCCTATTTCCTCGCCGATGCGGCCAAGGCCGTCGACGAGGGCGCCCACCCCGGGGACGCGGCCTCGACCTTCATGATGGGCGCGACCGCCGACCACATCGTCGGTGCGAGCGAAGTGGCGGGCATCGATCTGGCGCTGCCGAAAGCGATCCAGTCGCACTACGCGCGGGCCGTCGCGGCCGGGCACGGCAAGGACAGCTGGACCAGCCTCATCAACGTCATCCGCGACCCATCGCTCTGA
- a CDS encoding TetR/AcrR family transcriptional regulator C-terminal domain-containing protein, whose protein sequence is MNKADPPYLAIAARIRARIASGELRPDDRVPSARRISREHGVAIATATKVLAELRRQGLVRAVPGVGTVVVGVPRDAQGETGAMPDRMVRVAIGIADAEGLDAVSMRRIATELGVATMTLYRHVRSKGDLVLRMADAAFGESPLPEVVPPGWRARLEVSARLQWALYRRHPWLPGAISFARPRPMPNVMLHVEWVVRALDGLGLDRSTLLYTYVTLFNHVRGTALNLRPDAEALRDTGMSADEWMDAHGGPELRSVLDPERYPVFVALTEQDWDFDFDTLFEQGLRQLLDGLEARLTG, encoded by the coding sequence GTGAACAAGGCCGATCCGCCGTACCTGGCCATCGCGGCGCGGATCCGCGCCCGCATCGCCTCGGGCGAACTGCGCCCCGACGACCGGGTGCCCTCGGCACGGCGCATCAGCCGGGAGCACGGCGTGGCGATCGCGACCGCGACGAAGGTGCTGGCCGAGCTGCGCCGTCAGGGCCTGGTGCGGGCCGTGCCCGGTGTGGGCACCGTGGTCGTCGGCGTTCCGCGGGACGCGCAGGGGGAGACCGGTGCGATGCCCGACCGGATGGTGCGCGTGGCGATCGGGATCGCCGACGCCGAGGGACTCGACGCGGTGTCGATGCGGCGGATCGCGACCGAGCTGGGCGTGGCCACCATGACCCTGTACCGCCACGTTCGCAGCAAGGGTGACCTGGTGCTGCGGATGGCGGACGCGGCCTTCGGCGAGTCCCCGCTGCCGGAGGTGGTGCCGCCCGGGTGGCGGGCCCGGCTGGAGGTCTCGGCGCGGCTCCAGTGGGCCCTGTATCGCAGGCACCCGTGGCTGCCCGGCGCGATCTCGTTCGCCCGGCCGAGGCCGATGCCGAACGTGATGCTGCACGTCGAGTGGGTGGTCCGGGCGCTCGACGGCCTCGGCCTGGACCGCTCGACCTTGCTCTACACCTACGTCACGCTTTTCAACCACGTGCGCGGGACCGCGCTCAACCTGCGCCCCGACGCCGAGGCTCTGCGCGACACCGGGATGTCTGCCGACGAGTGGATGGACGCGCACGGCGGGCCGGAGCTGCGCTCGGTGCTCGATCCCGAGCGCTACCCGGTGTTCGTCGCGCTCACGGAGCAGGACTGGGACTTCGACTTCGACACGCTCTTCGAGCAGGGGCTGCGCCAGCTCCTCGACGGCCTCGAGGCCCGGCTCACCGGATAG
- a CDS encoding FAD-dependent monooxygenase, which yields MLNVLISGAGVAGPALAYWLRHHGFGATVVERAPAIRTGGQPIDVRGTALDVVERMGLLDEIRRHATDMTGMSYVDPSGAELWRDTGRTLTGGDLACPDVELMRSDLVRIMHAATRHDSEYVLGDSITSITQREHDVLVTFDHGAPRTFDLVVGADGLHSAVRGLVFGDESRFAHHLDTYLAIFSVPNFLGLDRWQVFHQSPGKLAGVLSTRRNTEVRAMLGFEAPRLDFDHRDVEGQKRLMAERFGADGWEVPRLLEEMWRAPDFFCDSMSQIRMPGWSSGRVALAGDAGYCASPLSGMGTSLALVAGYVLAGELAAADGDHTSAFAAYEREMRDYVRGCQELAITNGRGQEDQGPLNRAARSVALKPYSVQPA from the coding sequence ATGCTGAACGTCCTCATCTCCGGCGCCGGTGTCGCGGGCCCCGCACTGGCGTACTGGCTGCGCCACCACGGGTTCGGCGCCACCGTCGTGGAACGCGCGCCGGCGATCCGCACCGGCGGCCAGCCGATCGACGTCCGCGGCACGGCGCTGGACGTGGTCGAAAGGATGGGGCTGCTCGACGAGATCCGCCGCCACGCCACCGACATGACCGGCATGTCCTACGTGGACCCCTCCGGCGCGGAGCTGTGGCGCGACACCGGGCGCACGCTCACCGGCGGCGACCTGGCCTGCCCGGACGTCGAGCTCATGCGCAGCGACCTGGTCCGCATCATGCACGCGGCGACCCGCCACGACAGCGAGTACGTCCTGGGCGACTCGATCACCTCGATCACCCAGCGCGAGCACGACGTGCTGGTCACCTTCGACCACGGTGCGCCGCGCACCTTCGACCTCGTCGTCGGCGCCGACGGCCTGCACTCGGCGGTGCGCGGCCTGGTCTTCGGCGACGAGTCGCGCTTCGCGCACCACCTCGACACCTATCTGGCGATCTTCAGCGTCCCCAACTTCCTCGGGCTGGACCGCTGGCAGGTCTTCCACCAGTCCCCCGGCAAACTCGCCGGAGTGCTCAGCACCCGGCGCAACACCGAGGTGCGGGCGATGCTCGGGTTCGAGGCACCGCGGCTGGACTTCGACCACCGCGACGTCGAGGGGCAGAAGCGGCTGATGGCCGAGCGCTTCGGCGCGGACGGCTGGGAGGTGCCCCGGCTGCTGGAGGAGATGTGGCGGGCACCGGACTTTTTCTGCGACTCGATGAGCCAGATCCGGATGCCGGGCTGGTCCAGCGGCCGGGTCGCGCTCGCCGGCGACGCCGGGTACTGCGCGAGCCCGCTGTCGGGCATGGGCACCAGCCTCGCGCTGGTGGCCGGTTACGTGCTGGCGGGCGAGCTCGCGGCCGCCGACGGCGACCACACCTCGGCGTTCGCCGCCTACGAGCGGGAAATGCGCGACTACGTCCGGGGGTGCCAGGAACTCGCCATCACCAACGGGCGCGGCCAGGAGGACCAGGGCCCGCTCAACCGGGCAGCCCGGTCGGTAGCGCTCAAGCCGTACTCGGTGCAACCGGCCTGA
- a CDS encoding GNAT family N-acetyltransferase, with the protein MLSCRLAEGAELRPLEPWQAAEFAAFADRNRVHLERWLPWTQLVTDEESARAFLQRYADRQAADDGRIYGIWSHGRLVGGTLFRVFSPVDGLCEIGVWLSPEAQGHGLITRAARLMIDWAVGERGMHRVEWRNAVENERSKAVAKRLGMTLDGVLREVFPYLGRRFDIEVWSLLASEWRSGDASARE; encoded by the coding sequence ATGTTGTCGTGCCGACTGGCCGAGGGTGCCGAGCTCCGACCGCTGGAACCGTGGCAGGCCGCCGAGTTCGCCGCGTTCGCCGACCGCAACCGGGTCCACCTCGAACGGTGGCTGCCTTGGACGCAACTGGTCACCGACGAGGAGTCGGCGCGGGCCTTCCTCCAGCGCTACGCCGACCGGCAGGCCGCCGACGACGGCCGGATCTACGGGATCTGGTCGCACGGCAGGCTGGTCGGCGGCACCCTCTTCCGCGTCTTCAGCCCTGTCGACGGGCTCTGCGAGATCGGCGTCTGGCTGTCCCCGGAAGCGCAGGGGCACGGGCTGATCACCCGCGCGGCGCGGCTCATGATCGACTGGGCCGTCGGCGAACGCGGCATGCACCGGGTGGAATGGCGCAACGCGGTCGAGAACGAGCGCAGCAAGGCCGTCGCCAAGCGGCTGGGCATGACCCTCGACGGCGTCCTGCGGGAGGTTTTCCCCTACCTGGGCCGCAGGTTCGACATCGAGGTGTGGTCGCTGCTGGCGAGCGAGTGGCGTTCCGGCGACGCGTCCGCACGGGAGTAG
- a CDS encoding AMP-dependent synthetase/ligase — MEASTQTPTGVERRPASVGRMFLDRVADTPDLEAYRFPRGDRWESVTWAQAADRVAELAAGLLTLGIGPQERVAIASGTRYEWVLADLAIMCAGAATTTVYPSTVSSEVAYILSDSGSRIVFAEDDEQIAKLREHRDELGDVCKVVTFDGTPDGDWVISLAELEDLGGQLLSERPDVVRERVEATAPDALATVIYTSGTTGAPKGVRLLHSAWTYEGWAVAEQGIVSADDLQYFWLPMAHAFGKVLMCAQLAVGFATAIDGRIDRLVDNLAVVRPTVMGAAPRIFEKAHARVVTMAAGEGGVKKKIFDWAFDVGRRVSRLRQAKQPVPPRLAMAYKVADRLVFTKIRERFGGRIRFFISGSAPLDPQIAEWFDAAGVLILEGYGLTETSAGTSINRPGNYRFGTIGEPLPGTEMRIAEDGEILIKGPGVMSGYHHRETETAETLDADGWLHTGDIGERDPDGLIRITDRKKDLFKTSGGKYIAPTAIEGRFKAICPYVSQFLVHGPGRNYCTALLTLDEETIVPWARDNGLDGRSYAEIVSSAEVRDLVQDYVDQLNAGLNRWETIKSFTILTRDLSIEDGELTPSLKVKRRVVEERNQDALDGMYSS, encoded by the coding sequence ATGGAAGCCAGCACGCAGACCCCGACCGGCGTCGAACGGCGTCCGGCCTCGGTCGGCCGGATGTTCCTCGACCGGGTCGCCGACACCCCGGACCTGGAGGCCTACCGCTTCCCGCGGGGTGACCGCTGGGAGTCGGTCACCTGGGCGCAGGCCGCGGACCGGGTCGCCGAGCTCGCGGCCGGACTGCTGACCCTGGGCATCGGGCCGCAGGAGCGGGTCGCGATCGCCTCGGGGACCAGGTACGAGTGGGTGCTGGCCGACCTGGCGATCATGTGCGCCGGCGCGGCGACCACCACCGTCTACCCGAGCACGGTGTCGTCGGAGGTCGCCTACATCCTGTCCGACTCCGGCAGCCGCATCGTCTTCGCCGAGGACGACGAGCAGATCGCCAAGCTGCGCGAGCACCGCGACGAGCTGGGCGACGTCTGCAAGGTGGTCACTTTCGACGGCACGCCCGACGGCGACTGGGTGATCTCGCTGGCCGAGCTGGAGGACCTCGGCGGCCAGCTGCTATCCGAACGCCCGGACGTGGTGCGCGAGCGAGTCGAGGCCACCGCGCCGGACGCGCTGGCGACCGTCATCTACACCTCCGGCACCACCGGCGCGCCCAAGGGCGTGCGGCTGCTGCACTCGGCGTGGACCTACGAGGGCTGGGCGGTGGCCGAGCAGGGCATCGTCTCGGCCGACGACCTGCAGTACTTCTGGCTGCCGATGGCCCACGCCTTCGGCAAGGTCCTGATGTGCGCGCAGCTCGCCGTCGGGTTCGCGACCGCGATCGACGGCCGGATCGACCGGCTGGTCGACAACCTCGCCGTGGTGCGGCCGACCGTCATGGGCGCGGCGCCGCGGATCTTCGAGAAGGCCCACGCGAGGGTCGTGACCATGGCCGCCGGCGAGGGCGGCGTGAAGAAGAAGATCTTCGACTGGGCGTTCGACGTCGGGCGCCGGGTCTCCAGGCTGCGGCAGGCCAAGCAGCCGGTGCCCCCGCGGCTGGCGATGGCCTACAAGGTGGCCGACCGCCTGGTGTTCACCAAGATCCGCGAGCGCTTCGGCGGGCGGATCCGGTTCTTCATCTCCGGCTCCGCGCCGCTGGACCCGCAGATCGCGGAGTGGTTCGACGCGGCGGGCGTGCTGATCCTGGAGGGCTACGGTCTGACCGAGACCTCGGCGGGCACCTCGATCAACCGGCCCGGCAACTACCGCTTCGGCACCATCGGCGAACCGCTGCCCGGAACCGAGATGCGCATCGCCGAGGACGGCGAGATCCTGATCAAGGGTCCCGGGGTGATGTCGGGCTACCACCACCGCGAGACCGAGACGGCCGAGACGCTGGACGCCGACGGCTGGCTGCACACCGGCGACATCGGCGAGCGCGACCCGGACGGGCTGATCCGCATCACCGACCGCAAGAAGGACCTGTTCAAGACCTCCGGCGGCAAGTACATCGCGCCGACGGCGATCGAGGGCCGGTTCAAGGCGATCTGCCCGTACGTCAGCCAGTTCCTCGTGCACGGGCCGGGGCGCAACTACTGCACGGCGCTGCTGACCCTGGACGAGGAGACGATCGTGCCGTGGGCCCGCGACAACGGGCTGGACGGGCGGAGCTACGCCGAGATCGTCTCCTCCGCCGAGGTGCGCGACCTCGTGCAGGACTACGTCGACCAGCTCAACGCCGGGCTCAACCGGTGGGAGACGATCAAGAGCTTCACCATCCTCACCCGCGATCTGTCCATCGAGGACGGTGAGCTGACGCCGAGTCTGAAGGTCAAGCGGCGCGTCGTCGAGGAGCGCAACCAGGACGCCCTGGACGGGATGTACTCGTCGTAA
- a CDS encoding lysozyme → MKPESPDQSRNPENPDTSNETQDRGLRSSALKADHAVRSAVDQVRPVVHRIGESPAAQRLRQWLAPLLLRIQQWIAPLARRLWERVAPQVEAAQGKVQGKLGSAFGNDLTAGRQSAVPARVRSMQLGAVAAALGIVAVVVGSAGGTSGGQDVEEAAQTAALPAGSPQNPGQAPVPADPHGGDGDVPPEAPPGPEPEAPWGPPAEGIDVSNHNGSIDWRKVAADGKQFTFVLATDGTSFTNPRYSEQYHGAKEAGLIAGAYHFARPDKSAEAQADRLLATADYQPDGRSLPPVLDLEVDPKGGGCYGLSVQEMHQWTDTFNRKIKDATGKDPIIYANPSFWNQCMGGTADYGDHPLWLASYGVSNPKVPAGFDNWDFWQYTDSGKVAGISKPTDLNQFQGGIERLKQLASN, encoded by the coding sequence GTGAAACCCGAATCCCCCGACCAATCCCGAAACCCCGAAAACCCCGACACCTCGAACGAGACGCAGGACCGCGGTCTGCGTTCCTCGGCCCTCAAGGCCGACCACGCGGTGCGTTCCGCCGTGGACCAGGTTCGGCCGGTGGTTCACCGGATCGGTGAGTCGCCCGCCGCGCAGCGCCTGCGGCAGTGGCTCGCGCCGCTGCTGCTGCGCATCCAGCAGTGGATCGCTCCGCTCGCGCGGCGCCTCTGGGAGAGGGTGGCGCCGCAGGTGGAAGCGGCCCAGGGCAAGGTCCAGGGCAAGCTGGGCTCGGCCTTCGGCAACGACCTGACCGCGGGCAGGCAGTCCGCGGTGCCCGCCCGGGTGCGCTCGATGCAGCTCGGCGCCGTGGCGGCCGCGCTCGGCATCGTCGCCGTCGTGGTCGGCAGCGCCGGCGGCACCTCCGGCGGCCAGGACGTGGAGGAGGCCGCGCAGACGGCCGCGCTGCCCGCGGGCTCCCCGCAGAACCCGGGGCAGGCTCCGGTTCCGGCCGACCCGCACGGCGGCGACGGGGACGTGCCGCCGGAGGCGCCGCCCGGCCCCGAGCCGGAGGCTCCGTGGGGTCCGCCCGCCGAGGGCATCGACGTCTCCAACCACAACGGCTCCATCGACTGGCGCAAGGTCGCCGCCGACGGCAAGCAGTTCACCTTCGTGCTGGCCACCGACGGCACCAGCTTCACCAACCCCCGCTACAGCGAGCAGTACCACGGCGCCAAGGAGGCCGGGCTGATCGCCGGTGCCTACCACTTCGCGCGGCCCGACAAGTCCGCCGAGGCGCAGGCCGACCGGCTGCTGGCCACCGCCGACTACCAGCCCGACGGCCGCTCCCTGCCTCCGGTGCTCGACCTGGAGGTCGACCCGAAGGGCGGCGGCTGCTACGGACTGTCGGTGCAGGAGATGCACCAGTGGACCGACACCTTCAACCGCAAGATCAAGGACGCGACCGGCAAGGACCCGATCATCTACGCCAACCCGTCCTTCTGGAACCAGTGCATGGGCGGCACCGCCGACTACGGTGACCACCCGCTGTGGCTGGCCTCCTACGGTGTGAGCAACCCGAAGGTCCCCGCGGGCTTCGACAACTGGGACTTCTGGCAGTACACCGACAGCGGCAAGGTGGCTGGCATCAGCAAGCCGACCGACCTGAACCAGTTCCAGGGTGGTATCGAGCGTCTCAAGCAGCTGGCCTCGAACTGA